A stretch of Besnoitia besnoiti strain Bb-Ger1 chromosome III, whole genome shotgun sequence DNA encodes these proteins:
- a CDS encoding SAG-related sequence (encoded by transcript BESB_043600): MAAIRRRVHGRTAFKSKARKLLAVCLGGVLALSGGQGANGQAQDSPLMHNLRLENKPGSGPAGLSTCNFSTDDEAPTEPILTLSKDQTTVTLECTGNEAKFVPTEPTNVCVVKKDEAALKGSPVSEEDPSLKDCQGNTRKATVEQMALKDLLGVKDTIQWTDVSTPGIKKALHLESQQLPLTDKAFFVGCHKTPEDTPQKCKVTVNILARESTAEENVAKCAYGAASNNASPLKVDLSEANNTMELVCGNEGSIHPLSYTAKFCTDKGMDNCSEEYKDILPDFDAAWWTPGEGGGESAKLTIPAAGFPAEDQSFYIGCLHKTQQTESPPVSSSTTPGDAAAVFSPCSVLVTVKAASSDASAVPEASAATAAAAGVALTGILAGSL; this comes from the coding sequence ATGGCAGCGATTCGTAGAAGAGTCCACGGACGGACGGCGTTCAAGTCAAAGGCCCGGAAGCTGTTAGCCGTCTGCTTGGGAGGTGTTCTGGCATTGTCAGGTGGACAAGGAGCCAATGGGCAAGCTCAAGACAGCCCTCTGATGCACAACTTGCGGTTAGAGAATAAACCAGGTAGTGGTCCTGCTGGGCTTTCCACCTGCAACTTCTCTACCGATGACGAAGCCCCAACGGAACCCATCTTGACGTTGTCCAAAGACCAAACTACAGTTACGCTAGAGTGCACAGGCAATGAAGCCAAATTCGTGCCGACAGAACCAACAAACGTCTGTGTAGTAAAGAAGGACGAAGCTGCTTTGAAGGGCAGTCCCGTGTCGGAGGAAGACCCGAGCCTGAAGGATTGCCAAGGAAACACCAGAAAGGCCACTGTCGAGCAGATGGCCTTGAAAGACCTCCTCGGGGTGAAAGACACAATTCAGTGGACCGACGTCTCCACCCCAGGCATAAAAAAAGCCCTGCATCTCGAATCCCAGCAGCTCCCTCTGACGGACAAGGCCTTTTTCGTCGGATGCCATAAGACGCCTGAAGACACCCCACAGAAATGCAAGGTCACTGTAAATATCCTGGCGAGAGAGTCGACTGCCGAAGAGAACGTGGCCAAATGCGCCTACGGCGCGGCCAGCAACAATGCCAGTCCACTGAAAGTGGATCTCAGTGAGGCGAACAACACGATGGAGCTCGTGTGCGGGAACGAGGGCTCAATACATCCTTTGTCTTACACAGCTAAATTCTGCACGGACAAAGGGATGGATAATTGCAGTGAGGAATACAAGGACATTCTGCCCGACTTCGATGCGGCTTGGTGGACGCCAGGAGAAGGTGGCGGCGAGTCGGCAAAGCTGACCATTCCCGCAGCTGGTTTCCCGGCCGAGGACCAATCGTTTTACATCGGATGCTTGCACAAGACACAGCAGACTGAAAGTCCTCCAGTCTCGTCAAGCACTACCCCTGGAGATGCCGCTGCCGTATTCTCACCCTGCAGTGTGTTGGTGACTGTTAAGGCCGCTAGCTCCGATGCCTCTGCAGTTCCTGAAGCCAGTGCTGCgaccgcagctgctgccggtgTGGCGCTGACCGGAATTTTAGCCGGCTCCCTCTGA